The Euzebya sp. genome has a segment encoding these proteins:
- the uvrA gene encoding excinuclease ABC subunit UvrA: MSAPHQTSAPASVLRVAGAREHNLKNVSLEIPRDALVVFSGLSGSGKSSLAFDTIYAEGQRRYVESLSAYARQFLGQMDKPDVDFIEGLSPAISIDQKTTSKNPRSTVGTITEVYDYLRLLFARIGKPHCPECGRPIEQQSAEQIVDQLESLPDGERFMVLAPVVRGRKGNYTTLMKELSTKGFARARVNGEVVDLADPPDLARYEQHDIEVVVDRLVAKPHIRRRLNDSIEQALALADGVAAVLTVPREGEGEGEYTIFSEHLACPYDGLSFDRLEPRSFSFNTPYGACHSCDGLGIRKEVDPELVITAEDDSIDDGVLIPFSTGPQQRYFSQVLKAIAAERGFSTQTPWRKLKAQHKRALLHGVGGKVHVSYTNRYGRKRSYNASYEGVIPWLQRKYAETDSDYQRDKIEEYMREVPCPTCKGARLRPLPLHVLIDGRSIADVSAMSIADAQAFFTGLELGTRDAMIAESVLKEINERLRFLLDVGLDYLTMGRSAGTLAGGEAQRIRLATQIGSGLVGCLYVLDEPSIGLHQRDNERLIDTLVRLRDLGNTVIVVEHDRATMEAADHVVEIGPGAGEHGGEIVHSGSLADLQVNDRSITGKYLSGRLEIPVPPERRRPKRGHAITVRGAREHNLQDVTVRFPLGVFTAVTGVSGSGKSTLVNDILKAGLMRHVYGSRVVPGAHRRIDGLEDVDKVVGIDQSPIGRTPRSNPATYTGVFDHIRKLFAATQEAKMRGYQPGRFSFNVKGGRCENCKGDGTIKIDMQFLPDIYVPCEVCKGARYNRETLQVHYKGKTIADVLDMPIEEALGFFTNLSAIRAHLETLVDVGLGYVRLGQAATTLSGGEAQRVKLASELRKRQTGQTVYILDEPTTGLHFEDVRKLLEVLHRLVDKGNTVIVIEHDLEVVKTADWIIDLGPEGGSGGGTIVGEGSPEQIVDTPNSYTGKFLAPLLQREPIAS, from the coding sequence GTGAGCGCACCACACCAGACCTCCGCTCCGGCATCGGTCCTCCGCGTGGCCGGCGCCCGTGAGCACAACCTCAAGAACGTGTCGCTGGAGATCCCACGCGACGCCCTCGTCGTGTTCAGCGGGTTGTCCGGATCCGGCAAGTCCAGCCTGGCCTTCGACACGATCTACGCGGAGGGGCAGCGACGGTACGTCGAGTCCCTCAGCGCCTACGCGCGCCAGTTCCTCGGGCAGATGGACAAGCCCGACGTCGACTTCATCGAGGGGCTCAGCCCCGCCATCTCGATCGACCAGAAGACGACCTCGAAGAACCCCCGCTCGACGGTCGGGACGATCACCGAGGTCTACGACTACCTCCGCCTGCTGTTCGCGCGGATCGGCAAGCCGCACTGCCCCGAGTGCGGACGACCGATCGAGCAGCAGTCCGCCGAGCAGATCGTCGACCAGCTGGAGTCGCTGCCCGACGGGGAGCGGTTCATGGTCCTCGCCCCGGTCGTGCGCGGCCGCAAGGGCAACTACACGACCCTGATGAAGGAGCTGTCCACCAAGGGCTTCGCGCGCGCCCGCGTGAACGGAGAGGTCGTCGACCTCGCCGACCCCCCGGACCTGGCTCGCTACGAGCAGCACGACATCGAGGTGGTCGTCGACCGCCTGGTCGCCAAGCCGCACATCCGCCGGCGGTTGAACGACTCGATCGAGCAGGCGCTGGCCCTGGCGGACGGGGTCGCCGCGGTCCTGACCGTGCCGCGGGAGGGTGAGGGGGAGGGGGAGTACACGATCTTCTCCGAGCACCTCGCGTGCCCCTACGACGGGCTGTCCTTCGACCGGCTCGAGCCGCGGTCGTTCTCGTTCAACACCCCCTACGGCGCCTGCCACTCCTGCGACGGGCTCGGCATCCGCAAGGAGGTCGACCCCGAGCTGGTCATCACCGCCGAGGACGACTCGATCGACGACGGGGTGCTGATCCCGTTCTCGACCGGTCCGCAGCAGCGGTACTTCTCCCAGGTGCTGAAGGCCATCGCCGCCGAGCGCGGGTTCAGCACCCAGACGCCGTGGCGGAAGCTGAAGGCCCAGCACAAGCGGGCGCTGCTGCACGGCGTCGGCGGCAAGGTGCACGTCAGCTACACCAACCGGTACGGCCGGAAGCGCAGCTACAACGCGTCGTACGAGGGCGTGATCCCGTGGCTGCAGCGGAAGTACGCCGAGACCGACTCGGACTACCAGCGGGACAAGATCGAGGAGTACATGCGGGAGGTGCCCTGCCCCACGTGCAAGGGCGCCCGGCTCCGTCCCCTCCCCCTCCACGTCCTGATCGACGGCCGGTCCATCGCGGACGTCTCCGCCATGTCGATCGCCGACGCGCAGGCGTTCTTCACCGGTCTCGAGCTCGGCACGCGCGACGCGATGATCGCCGAGTCGGTGCTCAAGGAGATCAACGAGCGGCTGCGGTTCCTCCTCGACGTCGGCCTCGACTACCTGACGATGGGCCGGTCCGCGGGGACGCTGGCGGGCGGCGAGGCGCAGCGGATCCGGCTGGCGACCCAGATCGGGTCGGGGCTGGTCGGGTGCCTGTACGTGCTGGACGAGCCCTCGATCGGCCTGCACCAGCGGGACAACGAGCGGCTGATCGACACGTTGGTGCGCCTGCGCGACCTGGGGAACACCGTGATCGTCGTCGAGCACGACCGCGCCACGATGGAGGCGGCGGACCACGTCGTGGAGATCGGCCCCGGGGCGGGGGAGCACGGCGGCGAGATCGTGCACTCCGGATCGCTCGCCGACCTGCAGGTGAACGACCGGTCGATCACGGGCAAGTACCTGTCGGGGCGCCTCGAGATCCCGGTGCCCCCCGAGCGCCGGCGGCCCAAGCGGGGCCACGCGATCACGGTCAGAGGTGCGCGGGAGCACAACCTGCAGGACGTGACCGTCCGCTTCCCCCTGGGCGTGTTCACCGCCGTCACGGGCGTGTCGGGCAGCGGCAAGTCGACGCTGGTGAACGACATCCTGAAGGCCGGCCTGATGCGGCACGTGTACGGCTCGCGGGTCGTGCCGGGTGCCCACCGCCGCATCGACGGGCTGGAGGACGTCGACAAGGTGGTCGGCATCGACCAGTCACCGATCGGGCGGACCCCGCGGTCCAACCCCGCGACCTACACCGGTGTGTTCGACCACATCCGCAAGCTGTTCGCCGCCACGCAGGAGGCGAAGATGCGCGGGTACCAGCCCGGGCGGTTCAGCTTCAACGTCAAGGGCGGGCGGTGCGAGAACTGCAAGGGCGACGGGACGATCAAGATCGACATGCAGTTCCTGCCGGACATCTACGTGCCGTGCGAGGTCTGCAAGGGCGCCCGGTACAACCGCGAGACCCTGCAGGTGCACTACAAGGGCAAGACGATCGCCGACGTCCTCGACATGCCGATCGAGGAGGCGCTGGGGTTCTTCACCAACCTGTCGGCGATCCGGGCGCACCTCGAGACCCTGGTCGACGTCGGCCTGGGCTACGTGCGGCTGGGACAGGCGGCGACGACGCTGTCCGGTGGTGAGGCGCAGCGGGTCAAGCTGGCCAGCGAGCTCCGCAAGCGCCAGACCGGCCAGACCGTCTACATCCTGGACGAGCCCACGACCGGTCTGCACTTCGAGGACGTCCGCAAGCTGCTCGAGGTGCTGCACCGGCTGGTCGACAAGGGCAACACGGTCATCGTGATCGAGCACGACCTCGAGGTCGTGAAGACCGCGGACTGGATCATCGACCTCGGACCCGAAGGCGGATCGGGAGGCGGCACGATCGTCGGCGAGGGGTCGCCGGAGCAGATCGTCGACACCCCGAACAGCTACACCGGGAAGTTCCTGGCGCCGCTGCTGCAACGGGAGCCGATCGCCAGCTAG
- a CDS encoding NAD(P)/FAD-dependent oxidoreductase: MSPRPIERSSDVVVVGGGPAGLAAALLAARRGRSVVLVEASSRLGGMAASPTVGGQRVDLGSHRLHPSASGPTRALLDELLGSDLQVRPRHGRLHLDGRWVGFPLQVGDLIRSLPPATAARIGGDLLTGVVRREPADATYADVVAARLGPTVLDRFHGPYARKLWGVGPEELAGELARRRIALRGIGDVIGRLRRSATPTGRTFLYPRLGYGQIVDRLAEAAVDAGVEVLLETAPLAVTPDRRAPVIHTRDGGRLAAGRVLWTAPPSALVAASPGVADTTPALVHRGVVLVYLVLDQPRYLEWDAHYVPDLEVPFVRLSEPKGYRDGPDPADRTVLCAEVPATPGDATWQAAEDQLEGAVLEGMGRLGLPSPSPVEVRTIRLPRVYPRYDNAGAGRLRDLLSRAEAVDGVTLLGRQGLGVADNLHHVIDMARWAVEALDGPDGWDEAAWRRARSRIDAHVVED; this comes from the coding sequence ATGTCACCCCGCCCGATCGAGCGCAGCAGCGACGTCGTCGTGGTCGGCGGCGGCCCGGCCGGGCTGGCGGCGGCCCTGTTGGCTGCGCGGCGCGGCCGGTCCGTCGTTCTGGTCGAGGCGTCGTCACGGCTCGGCGGGATGGCGGCCAGCCCGACCGTCGGCGGTCAGCGCGTCGACCTGGGCAGCCACCGACTGCACCCGAGCGCGTCCGGGCCGACCCGGGCCCTGCTCGACGAGCTGCTCGGCAGCGACCTGCAGGTCCGCCCCCGCCACGGGCGGCTGCACCTCGACGGCCGCTGGGTCGGGTTCCCCCTGCAGGTCGGGGACCTGATCCGGTCCCTCCCCCCGGCCACCGCGGCCCGGATCGGTGGGGACCTGCTGACGGGGGTCGTCCGTCGCGAGCCGGCCGACGCCACCTACGCCGACGTGGTCGCCGCCCGCCTCGGCCCGACCGTCCTCGACCGCTTCCACGGGCCGTACGCCCGCAAGCTCTGGGGGGTCGGGCCGGAGGAGCTGGCCGGCGAGCTCGCCCGCCGCCGCATCGCCCTGCGCGGCATCGGTGACGTGATCGGCCGGTTGCGCCGCAGCGCCACCCCGACCGGCCGGACCTTCCTGTACCCGCGGCTCGGCTACGGCCAGATCGTGGACCGCCTGGCCGAGGCCGCGGTCGACGCCGGGGTGGAGGTCCTGCTCGAGACCGCCCCGCTGGCCGTCACCCCTGACCGCCGTGCACCCGTGATCCACACGCGCGACGGCGGCCGGCTGGCGGCAGGGCGTGTGCTGTGGACCGCCCCACCGTCAGCGCTGGTCGCCGCCAGCCCGGGGGTGGCCGACACCACCCCGGCGCTGGTGCACCGGGGGGTCGTCCTCGTCTACCTGGTGCTCGACCAGCCCCGGTACCTGGAGTGGGACGCCCACTACGTCCCCGACCTCGAGGTCCCGTTCGTCCGGCTGAGCGAGCCCAAGGGCTACCGCGACGGACCCGACCCCGCCGACCGGACCGTCCTGTGCGCCGAGGTGCCGGCGACGCCGGGGGACGCGACGTGGCAGGCCGCGGAGGACCAGCTGGAGGGCGCCGTCCTCGAGGGCATGGGCCGCCTCGGCCTGCCCAGCCCCTCCCCGGTCGAGGTCCGCACCATCCGGCTGCCCCGCGTGTACCCGCGGTACGACAACGCCGGCGCGGGCCGGTTGCGGGATCTGCTGTCCCGCGCCGAGGCCGTCGACGGGGTCACGCTGCTGGGCCGTCAGGGCCTGGGCGTGGCCGACAACCTCCACCACGTCATCGACATGGCCCGGTGGGCGGTCGAGGCGCTGGACGGCCCCGACGGATGGGACGAGGCGGCGTGGCGGCGAGCCCGCAGCCGCATCGACGCCCACGTCGTCGAGGACTGA
- a CDS encoding lysylphosphatidylglycerol synthase domain-containing protein produces the protein MRTIRRLGGPAMAVLAVVATGVAVAGLVATVDVDALRSGVTAARGDLVGLVVAVGAFGTAFALRAVAWQRTLPGLSFGHALAAIHVSLGGNHVLPFRLGEPLRILSVVRRAGINPADATTSTVALRTADIVSLLVMGVVAGPAVVADLLGPAGAGVALVVALAGAGAVWVAVRRRRAGAGIRPPGPVVLALTTFAWVAEAVLVWQVLTWFGVRPSAADAVVVLAAAIAAQLVALAPGGLGSYEAAATAALVAVGVPSGRAIAAALAIHALKTAYSLVAGVVSTALPSPGLWGRLRLPRRRPPRPSPCPTGDGPVVLFMPAHDEGPRVAAVVARTPATVAGRPVQVVVVDDGSADDTATRARAAGATVICHEVNRGLGAAVRTGLAHATAVGASAVAFCDADGEYDPAELEALVSPILDGTADYVVGSRFAGTIHHMRPHRRLGNQVLTGWVRWTVRQPVTDGQSGYRAFSPAAAAAAVIPHDYNYAQVLTIDLVGRGFTYVEVPITYAFRASGRSFVRLGRYLRRVVPTVWRQLNPEPATLSR, from the coding sequence GTGAGGACGATCCGGCGCCTCGGCGGACCGGCGATGGCCGTCCTCGCGGTCGTGGCCACCGGCGTGGCGGTCGCGGGGTTGGTGGCCACCGTCGACGTCGACGCCCTGCGATCGGGCGTCACGGCGGCGCGCGGCGACCTGGTCGGACTGGTCGTGGCCGTGGGCGCGTTCGGCACCGCGTTCGCGCTGCGGGCCGTGGCCTGGCAGCGGACCCTGCCGGGCCTGTCCTTCGGCCACGCCCTCGCGGCCATCCACGTGTCGCTGGGTGGGAACCACGTCCTGCCGTTCCGGCTGGGCGAGCCCCTGCGGATCCTGTCGGTCGTCCGCCGGGCGGGGATCAACCCGGCCGATGCCACGACGTCCACCGTGGCGCTGCGCACCGCCGACATCGTGTCGCTGCTGGTGATGGGAGTGGTCGCGGGACCGGCCGTCGTCGCGGACCTGCTCGGTCCTGCCGGCGCGGGCGTGGCGCTGGTCGTCGCCCTCGCGGGTGCCGGCGCGGTGTGGGTCGCGGTGCGGCGCCGACGCGCGGGCGCTGGGATCCGCCCGCCCGGCCCGGTCGTGCTGGCTTTGACGACGTTCGCCTGGGTTGCAGAGGCCGTGCTCGTCTGGCAGGTCCTCACGTGGTTCGGCGTGCGGCCGTCGGCGGCGGACGCGGTCGTGGTCCTGGCAGCGGCGATCGCGGCGCAGCTGGTGGCGCTGGCACCGGGCGGGCTCGGGTCGTACGAGGCGGCGGCGACGGCCGCGCTGGTCGCCGTGGGGGTCCCGTCGGGCCGTGCCATCGCCGCCGCGCTGGCGATCCACGCGCTGAAGACGGCGTACTCCCTGGTGGCCGGGGTGGTGTCGACGGCCCTCCCGAGCCCGGGGCTCTGGGGCCGGCTCCGCCTGCCGCGCCGTCGTCCCCCGCGCCCCTCTCCCTGCCCCACCGGCGACGGACCGGTGGTGCTGTTCATGCCCGCCCACGACGAGGGACCGCGCGTCGCGGCGGTCGTGGCCCGGACGCCCGCGACCGTCGCCGGCCGGCCGGTGCAGGTCGTGGTGGTCGACGACGGCAGCGCCGACGACACGGCGACCCGGGCACGAGCGGCCGGTGCGACGGTGATCTGCCACGAGGTAAACCGGGGGTTGGGAGCCGCGGTGCGCACCGGGTTGGCGCACGCGACCGCCGTCGGGGCCAGCGCCGTCGCCTTCTGCGACGCCGACGGCGAGTACGACCCGGCAGAGCTCGAGGCGCTGGTCTCCCCGATCCTGGACGGCACCGCCGACTACGTCGTCGGCAGCCGGTTCGCCGGGACGATCCACCACATGCGACCCCACCGCCGGCTCGGGAACCAGGTGCTGACCGGATGGGTGCGCTGGACCGTGCGGCAGCCGGTGACCGACGGCCAGTCGGGCTACCGGGCCTTCTCCCCCGCCGCGGCAGCCGCCGCCGTGATCCCGCACGACTACAACTACGCCCAGGTCCTCACGATCGACCTCGTCGGGCGCGGGTTCACCTACGTCGAGGTCCCGATCACCTACGCCTTCCGCGCCTCCGGCCGCTCGTTCGTGCGGCTGGGCCGGTACCTGCGCCGCGTCGTCCCGACGGTCTGGCGCCAGCTGAACCCGGAACCGGCAACGCTGTCCCGCTGA